DNA sequence from the Vicia villosa cultivar HV-30 ecotype Madison, WI linkage group LG3, Vvil1.0, whole genome shotgun sequence genome:
ATGTCTAAATATGAACCATTTATAAATGTCTAACCTGTTTTTCAATGTCTCAACCATCAGAGCAATACTCTCTGATCCCATATCAATAAAACCAATTATCCTAGTCTCCAATTCTTGCAGCAACAATCTTCCTGaagtagaaaaacaaaactacttCAACAAACACTCACTTGAACTCAGAATTCTCATTCAGTTTAAATCAAAGAACCACAAACAAATCACTGATCAATCAATGATGGTCACAATTCAGATAAGGAATCAATCTAAATGCACAACAATCAACCACAATCTTAAAAACCAAATctttaaaaatacaaaagcagagcAAAATCGATCATAAAATGCACATGAAAAGAATCTATCTAATCTGCATCAAAAAACAAACCTTatctgaaaatttcaaaaaacaaACCTTAtctaaaaattcaaacaaaaccCAATAATTGCTTCGATCAGGGTGTGAATGGAAGCTTGTTGACGGATCCGCAAATTATCGTTCGTGAATCTGATGGCGCAACCGTGATTTTCTGATGATGTCGTTATATATCAGGTTACAATCGTTGCTGCTGAAGATTTGTTACCGATGACGGTGCTTCGCACGTTGTGAATCTGTTGCGGTCCAATGATGAATTTGTGGTGATGGTTGTGATGAGGGTTGAGGAAAGGTTGTGTGAAGTACTGAGTATTTGAATTAGGGTTAGAATTTGGGGAAGATGAATGTGGAGAGTAGTAACCGCTGGAAGTTTGTAACGTGAAATGAATTGATGAAGAGAATTTGGAGGAAGTTTGTAACGTGAAATGAATAGGAGAAAGAGGATACTTACTAATTGCAATTTGAGAAGTGTAACTGTTCGTAGCATAACATGTAGCATGAGCAtaaaattgagaaaagtgacttGGAAAATTGAGAGAAGGGTTGCTGATGTGGATAGGCCAATTGAACaggaaatggtagacttttcttatatgatagataacaTTTCTTAGGAATCATATTTTTAGAATTTTGAGGgggttttttttgtaagcaagaatatattaatatagagaactaagggttcttaAAACCTGATTACACAAGAACGGGAAAGACTCGCGAAAAAGATAAATTACAAATCAATTAGAATTACGAAAGATATAACAAAGGATCTTTGTTAAATTCGTAAAAACTACAAAAGGAATGGGTAATTTCTCCTATAAAACAACATTTTCAAATCGAAGCTTTTATATCCCAAACcgtattattcacattccaaaCGTCATTTCTAAAGCATATACCATTTCTAGTTAACCATAGGAACCAAGTAGTAGCTAACCAATACCACTCCTATTTTTCCTCCTttcaccttctttttttttttacaaaaaagggACCAACCCATGAAGCTTGATAAACAATCTTCTTCCATCTCACCCTCCTCCTTACCTATCCAAACCGCCACCTCATTTCACACCAACTCCACCATGTTACACTTGAAGAAAGAATGTTTCCTACTTTCCGGATCATTACCGCAAAAAACATATTTAGTATTTTCCAAAGACAAGGCCATTTTCCTATGAACTAATAAATCATTTGTTggaagcctattcacaaaaagcCTCCAACCAAAAGCTTTAATTTTGAAAGGGACTTCCATCTTCCAAATCAATGCTAAAgcattatcatttttatttgaagGACCATACGGAATATTTCTACCCGCATAATGGCTATAACATGAAGCAACTGAAAAAGTACCATCCATTGTAAGGTCCCAAAAAATGTCATCCTTCACATCTAAAACCACCCCACAACCGCCAACGAAATTACGAAAAGAAACAAAAGCCGATCTAGATAATGGATCGGTTAGATGAAGAAAATTAATACTGCAATTTCCCCACTTCCAAACACCATTCTCCCATCCACTCATACCCGCCACCGTCACCTTCTTCAAACAAGAAACCAAATATAAATCCGGATATTTCTCTTTCAAAGAAACCTCATCACTCCATCTTGCCTCCCAAATCGGAGTCGTATAACCATTACCAACCTTAAAACGACAATGAGAAACCAAAGGATCGGTATTCATATTCTTCCCAACCGACAAAAGATCCTTCCAccaaatagaagaagaagaagatgaagaggatataaaattaaaaaggaaatataCCTCCTGTTAGTTGGAGATTTCGAATGACATGTATATTCTTTGAAAACTTGAAGTTTCGGAGAAAGAGGGGCCTTGGATAGCTATTTTGGAGAATGTTATATATGTTGGAGATTCCTagaatcgaagctgaatcgagataggtaGTCTTCAAAGCTTTGAATGGCCTTCGAAATACAAAGTTGTTGAAACTTAAAGTATTTTGACCCATTCTCACGAAGGACACATTGTCGCGAATCGAATAGGGTTCGAGCGGgaaagtttgaattttgaaaagatCTGCTTGAATCAACGAGGACAGGTGGAACCCCAGGGATTTGAAACGCATGCAtgcgagcaacgtggcatttcgttagcgtaggaccgttagggtcgaactagtataaataagggtcttaatagtaggatccagtgtgttcattttgtacaaattactcacaaatcactcaagtatcaagcgttaagagaaagagttttcgctgagaaatgtacgtgtaacaccaacaccttacatatgtttgtatttctattatAGAATCGAAGTATCTTTTCATTTACTTTACTTTTTCGTCAAGTCTTTTCATATCTGCAATTTACATTTCTTTTACATTCTCGTCGAAGTTTACTTATGTTTATCATCTAACCAATTTATATTTCATTGCATTTGTACTTAGTTTTATTTCGCAAAGTTATTTATCGTTTTATACAATCACGTTACTATAAAGGAGTAAAAAACCAAGAGAACATGAACTGGATTATCATAAAATATGacttttcgacacatgtcctaggatcaatctagtcgatcttgcgagtaaccaaagtatattcataatttggaggactagcggttgtttatcggaaatcaccgtaaacaaattggcacgcccagtgggactatGTCAAAAAGTTGTCATTTAAAGTTTTTGTTTTAACTATTAGGTGTAAAACACATTagaaccttgtatgaaccttaggaacggtaaattaaccaacaatgCATAACCAATTCCTGAACGTAAGTACAATAAGAAAATGGCCAATTCATCCAGTGAAAGGGGAAACCAAGATCCCTCACAAGGATCAGTAACAGTAGCCGCAAGTACAACAAATGTTTCGACCTCCATGCCAGAAACACAAGTGATACCCACATCGACAGGGTCCGCGGCCGTAAATAGTTCCCAGGCCATGCCCGAATCTACATCGATGTCAACAGGGACGATGTCAGTACTTAGTTCGACTACGGTACCACCCCTTACAAGCACAACAGAAATCCCACATTTTTCGACAAATTTTGCAAGTCAGGCACCACCATTTACCCCGAGACCAATAGGATTCGAAGGTTGGAGGCCTTGGAACTCACAATCTTATGGAATGTCAGCATCCTATATGACCGGAATGCAAGGCATTGGACCTACATACACCTAGCCTGGTATGGAAACCTTTTCGCCAAACGTAGGATCAGTCGGTCGAAGTGTACAAAATCCAGGCCCATCAGGCCAAATGCCTACAttaaccacaaataaccaagcagcatttaggcaagagatggatgcaagcaaccatgacatGATGGGTGTACTTGCTCGAGAAATGGATTCGATTTTTTCTCCCTTAATAACAAACATTACTAGGACTAACTTGGATAATGTGGAGACATATCAACGAATATCCACACTAATGGGGCGTatagcagatttctttggggCCCCTCAAACGTCTACCAGACGAAGAAACAACCAGGCTGCCATTCAGGCAGACGAATCAATCTTGGAACTTGTCTTAGATCCAGTTCGACCACCTAGGCAAAGGCTTGGTGAGAGAAATCAGGCGATTGATTTAGAAAATCAAAACCGAAGAACCAATACTATTCAACAGGAAGTTCCTGAAGAACAGCCTAGGGTAGTTATGGTCAATAGGGAGCAAAATGCAGATGAAGTAATACACAGGGTTAGAAGAGACAATATGgcgacagaaaataacttaacaacCCTGATCGAAAGGATTATGGCTAATAATGgtcttaatactggacttcgacgtccaaactacacTTCCCCTGTAGCAGACTATATTTTGCAAACTGAATTACCTAGAGGTACCAAAGTGCCCAAGTTTCCAAAAttttcaggggatactagtgaatcaACCGTCGAACACATAGCCCGATATTTAACAGAGGCAGGTAACttaagaattaaatatttccctagttcattaacaaaaaatgcttttacatGGTTCACCACCTTACCTCCAAACTCCATAGATACTTGGGCTCATCTTGAGAGAAtgttccatgaacagttttacATGGGATaaaccaagatcagtttgaaTATGTTCCGTTTATtaaaatcaagatgtttcacagtTGTTCCAGAACATGAATTGGTCGAAATGGTTGCAGGCGATTTGgactattcaattcgaaagaagttAGATACTCAATATTTGAAAGATATGGCTcagttggcagatagagttcgacaagtcgaacgactgaaagctgaaaaggccagagcaaataagaaTTACAAGAAGGAGAGAGTAGCCTATGTTGAGGCTGAAGATGTCGAAGTCGAAACCTTTGATGATTCATATGGCTTTGATGATTCATATGGCTTTAATGAAGTCGAAATAGATTTAGCTAAATTAAAAGAGACACCTCCTTATTCTtgtaaattgctcaccccttctaatgggaAAAACCCTGTCGAAACTAACAAAAATGACAAATTCCCAAAGAAAAAACACACTTTCGACGTCACCAAGTGTGACGAAATTTTCGATATATTAGTAAAAGATagccagatgatagtacctcctaattctaaaattcatctgttggaacaacggaagaaacaaggtttttgtaaatatcatggatttttgggccataaaacctcgCAATGTttttttcagggatctaattcaaaatgctatcaaggatggtcgtttgaagttcgctgacaaagaaAAAAACAACATGAAGGTTGATGTTGATCCCCTCAATGTCGCTGACACCAACTATGTTGAACCTTTCGACATTAACATGGGTGGATGTGTCTGAGGCTGATATCACGGAGTGGGAGATGGTTTCGgcaggaaagcaggctactgaaggcctaaaTGACAACACGATCTTCAATACTGAAGTTGAAGGTTCGTTCAAGTCAAAGACCACTGATGGTCCTAAGGACAAAACTAGTGAGGCCACAGAAGACCTCAGGTTAAAGCTCCAGAAAATAAGGATTTCTGAAGTTCCCCCAGCGGGagtcaacatggtgaatgttgCACAACCTTTATCTGAGATTAAATAACTGGAAAAATGTCTGGTAAAGGAGAAGGAAAAAGGAAACTATGGAAATCCATGGACAAATGAAAGTTTGAAGGAGTATCTCTGGAGGTGCCATGAGAAGAATGTTGGGCGAATGTTGATGTGTCCAAGATGCTCAATCATGCtgagtgatcggtcaccatttctacctagttTTGTTATGAATTCGGCACAAGATCATCAAGTTTGGTAACACTTTGAGTTATTTATTAAGAGTTTTCATTGATTTCCCTTTGTTTTTGTTAATTAGCTtgcattatgttatttattttataattatgtctttttagatgcttttgatctctctacttggtggttgtagctTAATTCTAGATCAGATGGAAatttcacaagtgttggtgtaaaagaagctgaaaatcgtgacaagcgtgtagtattttgatcataactagagcttcgtaactcggaatgacgcggttccagtggaaaaattttgctaacgaaaagggctacaactttgatgttgaagtcaaagtcaAATTATGAAGTcagaggctgacacgggcagcccgtgtcaagtgacacggccgtgtccatcCTACTGTAGGATTCTCCCCAAAattggcagaagctgacacggtcagcccgtgtcaagggacacggccgtgtcagctggtgcggacagaaattctgatttttgttgtttttatatttttaaaagcaCCAGGTGCAATTTGGGTAGTCTGTCTTGGACCTGAAAACCTAGAGAGATAAAAAGTGATtggagagacaaggagaagacacttttttagatcgtacgatagaattccatcaaaggagaagatagcttcatcaagggtttggaaaacaaagagattcaacggtggacaccattgaagatcagagttttcattaatctttgtaatgtctaaactctttaatttgtgtttcttgaatactatgagaggctaaaccccccaatgatAGGGGGTGTCCttgatttgatttgtaatgactctgaatatcgtatTGCTTTAATCCTATGTTCGTATtatgcaattttattttttaatgtttttatgctttctttgtcggcaaaacaaggattgatctccggttaacaatctgtaggactacggttgttaaggtttttagacaattaaatcttatagttatcgcctaggactagggataccgtaaggttatttgaatattcttgattaatTACAGCTTTGGTTTAATCCtgtgtttctaaggacttaggcaataggattgtaaaccaaaaggttttcactaaggacttaggaaaacacccttaagaacaaatagttgcattatatgaacttgttaaagagatctttattcAAAGGAGTTATAAagcaaatcatacacctaccttggcattactctagAAGTTATTAGAAGGTTcattttaatttcagcttatttattttaattcacttatttcattataacaaaacacccacatgccattttgtttaattgactagttacaattatttatatttcctacgcaatcctcgtgatcgatacttggggtaaaacccattataactacaccggtgaaaatagtacgcttgctattttaccgatcaagtttttggcgccgttgccggggattgccaaaatataagtgattaataagtcgattgaaattttgttgctctgcaactaaaattttatttttctgaatatttttattttgattttatttttatttgttctcCCAACTAATCATTGTTTAATCTTGTATGCGatgtaaggcctcagcagaatttctttttgacgcagaaccagaaagatcgTTGCGAGCAAGACTTCGTGAAGTTAAGCAACAAAGGCTGGCATCAAAAAAAGGTTCAACCATAGTTTCAGAATCGGAGGAAGAAGAAATACATTCCATCCCTACCGAGCAATCAGATTCAGAATCTGAAACTATGGCAGAGGATccaccacctcctccagagagacttttaggGGATTATGGAAGGGCGAACGCACCACTTGGCCGAATGACAAtcgtaaaccaaccggtcaatgtggcacacttccaactacatccATCTACTATTCgccagttggagagcaagcccttttcaggaagaatcaacgaagatgcaaataagcatctacagagattcctcacaacaacaacatcattgaagatcgaaggtcattcTGAAGAAGCAAAGAGACTTGTGATATTTCCTTTCACTTTATCTGAAGACGCggaagaatggttttactcacttccagctgggagtatcacgacatggcaagagatggaaaatgcTTTCCTTAATGAGTATTTCCCTTCTTCAGTTTTTATTCGCAAAAGATATGACATTATCAATTTCaaacagaaagaaggggaatcactcagagatgcatataaaaggtttaagaggtgtttggttgcatgtcctactcataacatggacccaactGAGCAAATGAAGACTTTTGTGAATGGTTTACGAGTCAAGACAAAACAACTCATAgacactgctgccggtggctcaactaatttttcaatAGCCACTGGTATCAAAAGGATAATAGAAgcaattgctgctaatgagcataTTGAGTTGTATGATCGTACAATGAACCAACCaaaaggaaaaattgatttgaagctggcatatcaggtagttaaaatggaagaccaGATTGCGGCGGAGGTAGAAAGAAGActgaaaaagatgaatattggagaaCAGAAAGTAGCACAGGTTGAGCAAGTAACATCACTTATGTGTGAAATATGTGGCGGaccacattttgctatgcattgtgtggcaacacaggaacaggtggaacagattcatatgttgaggcagaataatccatatgccaatacatataatccaggatggaaaaatcatcctaatttcgcatggaaagatcaacaaggaAATTTTCAAAAGCAGGGACCAAACCAATAtcaaactcaaggtcaacaacaattACAACAACAGGGCACTCAGAAGGCggaatgggaagtagctatcgagagattggctggacaatgctctcagtttcaagaagagacaagaaccaacctcaggaacaccacagcttcaatcaaaaatctagaagttcaagtgggttaaatagcacatcatctcactctacaggcacaaggtacccttccgagctcaactgtgaaaaatccaaaagaccaagagaagattaatgttgttacaacaaggagtaagaaagtgtCAGAATCgcaaaaagagaaagaggaaatcgatgaccccatggtaatagaggtggatttggaaataagagaaaatcagAAAGAGCCAGAAattgtggtaccaccggttaaaccatttgaagaaaaaaacaagaaagatgcGGAACCGGTGATCATACTACCTTTCCCTttcagagtgacaaagaaggattcaaaagagaaagactttgagaagtttacttCTTTGTTCAAAGAGTTAGAGGTCAATCTAccattcttcgaagcacttgagcatatgcccttgtataagaaatttatgaaggaggtaatggtgaaaaagagatcagtggaaggagaacaaaaaATTGCAACTGataagtgtggtatagtctcgtcagtaaggaagatcccaaccaagaggaaagaccctggagctgtggcgataccatgcactatacAGAATAGAATGTTCAAAAAGGTACTCATCGATTCTGGttccagtgtgagtttaatgccactatctattttcaaaaagcttgaattgggagaagttaaggaaagtaagaaaaagttaaggttcgctgatcacaccaccaagaaatcatatggggccgctgaagatgtactagttgaggttgataagtttgtattccctgttgacttccacatcatggacatttcggaagatgaagaaactcctatccttcttgggagaccctttttgttgacaggccgctgcaactttgacattgaaaaagggacattaacgctgaaatcatttgatgaagaagtgaccttgaagatgttaggagttaagaaacataagacaggtgtaaatgatcaaacttctgttgATATGGAGGAAAGTGAGGAAAAATACAAAAGgcctaaacagctccaagaaaatgtttcaagcatagcctctcgggtggaactaACTTATGTGGCTATCAAAAAtcctaagaaggctaaggaagtcaagaagaatgtgggaagtgaattgaagagaaaagttgtccatgcttttcatcttcatgagttcgtggttgcggaagtggcaagcaacaaggtttggaaaaggaaataccctccataataaagggtaatggaccgtcgagcgatgcgacgttaaacgaagcgctccgtgggaggcaacccacggttttaataattaatttctctgtttgtttgttttattttcaggaaataaaagagggcatctctagtgaaagctcggaagtgatcattggagtccaataccctctgtaagtaacctcttcaaggcttgttctaaaacattgaggccaatgtttagttcaagtgtgggaggggttcttttcatttgcttttagttgttttccatttttgtttttgtttgtgtgttgtgttgacattgtgttatagattgagtgatggatgccgatcgaatgatgaatggtagttagtgaatgaaaggtgcaacctgaacttaatctctcgaggtactttggaagtggacatagccgaaagtgtcggacgcaacttgaagaactggactgagaaggtaagtgggGAAATCGAGTCGGAAaggaaagtcacatgacataaagggtgtgttgaagctgcaaacttagcctacatggtgaggaacataaaaagccatacacatgtaaagatcatcatgagagtgaaatcaggtatgactttatctctctaattttgcgtttgtcctaccgacacagtatgaatatgaaatcacacactgaggcacttgtttgttctccccagagcctttttgtccttcatttatttttgttttatcccttgTTAAACCCGTTGAGTCATTCCCCCTTATTTGTTTCGacccacacatgtcatccttaaccataattctatcatcgttgtttggcacttgtgtaattattgtttcttttgaatttgtgtgaaattgtaagtttggggtggtgcttaagaaaataaagggcaagtgtgatatgaaaaaaaaaaaagagaaaagaaaagtgtgtaaagcacaagaaaacaaaaagaaaaaaaatagtttgaaacacttgcctaaaaagatttgaaagactctAACGATGTTGAGTACCtggtaattaggtaaaaaggagagtctaagaagaaaccctcTCACACAAACccgaacacaaagacaagaagaataacataagtgctagttcataaaccatttgcatatcaattccttgtttatccttccttccaccttagccccgttacaacctaaaaagtcctcaaaagtgtgtgaattctttttgtgtagtgaaagtaggatgtatgcaaagtcaagggttgatattgcatatcatgATGTTGAGCGAAAATCACTCTAACCCTGAGAGACAATGAGAGAcgtgtgaaaagtttgcaggtgaaatacactctgttgtgaagtaTGATGGACAAGAAGGTTCGATAAGCCCAAAAAGCTTAATCAAGACAgggaagtaagttgcgaaagacatcgactatgttgtggaaaagaaaagtttaaggtgacctcggtttgatctcttgcatcacttgaggacaagcaatgagataagtttggggttgtgatcggtcaccatttctacctagttTTGTTATGAATTCGGCACAAGATCATCAAGTTTGGTAACACTTTGAGTTGTTTATTAAGAGTTTTCATcgatttccatttgttttgttaattagcttgcattatgttatttattttataattatgtctttttagatgcttttgatctctctacttggtggttgtaggttaattctagatcagatggaaatttcacaagtgttggtgtaaaagaagctgaaaatcgtgacaagcgtgtagtattttgattataactagagcttcgtaactcggaatgacgcggttccagtggcaaaatttcgctaacgaaaagggctacaactttgatgttaaaGTCAAAGTCAAATTATGAAGTcagaggctgacacgggcagcccgtgtcaagtgacacgaccGTGTCCAACCTGCTGTAGGATTCTCCCCAAAattggcagaagctgacacggtcagcccgtgtccaGGGACACGACCGTGTCAGCTGGTGCAGACagaaattctaattttttttgttttgatatttttaaaagcACCAGGGGCAATTTGGGTATTCTGTCTTGGACCTGAAAACCTAGAGAGATAAAAAGTGATtggagagacaaggagaagactCTTTTTtagatcgtacgatagaattccaacaagggagaagatagcttcatcaagggtttggaagacgaagagattcaacggtggacaccattgaagattagagttttcattaatctttgtaatgtctaaactctttaatttgtgtttcttgaatactatgagaggctaaaccccccaatgctagggggtgtccttgatttgatttgtaatgactctgaatatcgtatTGCTTTAATCCTATGTTcgtattatgcaatttgattgtttaatgtttttatgctttctttatcggcaaaacaaggattgatctccggttaacaatctgtaggactacggttgctaaggtttttagacaattaaatcttatagttatcgcctaggactagggataccgtaaggttatttgaatattcttgattaatTACAGGTTTGGTTTAATCCtctgtttctaaggacttaggcaataggattttaaaccaaaaggttttcactaaggacttaggaaaacacccttaagaacaaatagttgcattatatgaacttgttaaagagatctttattcAGAGGAGTTATAAAGCAAATCACacatgtaacaccctatttttattagatttaattaattaggattatttgataattgataattgtttatgtgttttatttaattattgtttgcgcgataattatttaattgggtggcaatatgttatttagctaattaataaatggtagaattttatttgaaattagttaaatgggcttagttgagtgagaaagagtattaggtgggttaagcccaatgagataatgagagttagaagagaattttatgagttaacctaaattagatagaaagatagaaagaaaagtagagaagagaaaagaggcaaaagagtagaagagagaagagaagaggattgtagatttcttgaagttagaaggagaaattcaagaggtaagggtttgaatacaaattcttgtagaatctatgattgggtaatgttgtatgtgttaAAAACATGGGATTTCACTTTGGGTATTTTCATAATCCATGAGATTTGTattgtttgatgttgtttatgcttggaatgggtagaaataacatgtaattcatgattctttacttgattctatgggtgggctttgatttataacatgttggatgaaaagaatgtaaAAACCTAACTTTGTGACTTAGCCGGAGAGCTCCGAGGTTtcgttttgat
Encoded proteins:
- the LOC131659062 gene encoding uncharacterized protein LOC131659062, giving the protein MDASNHDMMGVLAREMDSIFSPLITNITRTNLDNVETYQRISTLMGRIADFFGAPQTSTRRRNNQAAIQADESILELVLDPVRPPRQRLGERNQAIDLENQNRRTNTIQQEVPEEQPRVVMVNREQNADEVIHRVRRDNMATENNLTTLIERIMANNGLNTGLRRPNYTSPVADYILQTELPRGTKVPKFPKFSGDTSESTVEHIARYLTEAGNLRIKYFPSSLTKNAFTWFTTLPPNSIDTWAHLERMFHEQFYMG